A single genomic interval of Streptomyces sp. NBC_00663 harbors:
- a CDS encoding MATE family efflux transporter: MSEATHEESKQGPGESSPPEWTAIGRLAGPMALVEVVDFLVLLGVVALMGRMEGDALYVRSLYQPVGGALIAVTAGFVISNQVAASISRGRNRPQDVMAVAAGMARVWAAAGGVVILALAVSAPELADLFGVPGPVRGSFVAFLRWTLAAELLVIASLLCASSLRGYGRIRSATAITLTVAVVRISCVAGLGLGTGLGMWSVPVGAASAGLIGLVLGLALVRRTELWHPHALRTWNPQVRSLLTGVGLPVTATMLLVAGYGAAMLWALSGFGPEVVAGYSVASALQNLVMLPGLALGAATAVVINQRRGAGSLDTLEPVVRTGLWMSAGLYVVLGGLTWLIREPVAEWITGSPDIGVEASRYLGTVALTYAVQGPVLTALTLMEQIGGGYLAIALNTVYFTLIVVAGKLAVEAGGAPQDLYDTVAVCNFLGVSVVVVAVRYAARVRRAASAP; encoded by the coding sequence GTGAGCGAGGCCACCCACGAGGAGTCCAAGCAGGGGCCGGGGGAGTCGAGCCCCCCGGAGTGGACGGCCATCGGGCGCCTCGCGGGACCCATGGCGCTGGTCGAGGTCGTCGACTTCCTGGTGCTGCTGGGCGTCGTCGCTCTCATGGGGCGCATGGAGGGGGACGCGCTCTACGTCAGATCGCTGTACCAGCCCGTCGGCGGTGCCCTCATCGCGGTCACCGCCGGATTCGTCATCAGCAACCAGGTGGCGGCGTCGATCAGCCGCGGGCGCAACCGGCCGCAGGACGTCATGGCCGTCGCCGCGGGAATGGCACGGGTGTGGGCGGCGGCCGGCGGAGTGGTGATCCTCGCGCTGGCGGTGAGCGCCCCCGAGCTGGCGGACCTCTTCGGCGTGCCCGGCCCGGTCCGGGGCAGTTTCGTGGCGTTCCTGCGCTGGACCCTCGCCGCGGAACTGCTCGTCATCGCCTCGCTCCTGTGCGCCTCGTCGCTGCGTGGCTACGGCCGCATCAGGTCGGCCACCGCGATCACCCTGACGGTGGCCGTCGTCCGTATCTCCTGCGTCGCCGGCCTCGGCCTGGGGACCGGCCTCGGCATGTGGAGCGTCCCCGTCGGCGCCGCCTCGGCGGGGCTGATCGGCCTCGTCCTCGGGCTGGCCCTTGTGCGCAGGACCGAGCTCTGGCATCCGCACGCCCTGCGCACCTGGAACCCCCAGGTGCGGAGCCTGCTGACCGGGGTCGGTCTCCCCGTCACCGCCACGATGCTGCTCGTCGCCGGCTACGGGGCGGCCATGCTCTGGGCCCTGAGCGGATTCGGGCCGGAGGTCGTCGCCGGGTACTCGGTCGCCTCCGCCCTACAGAACCTCGTCATGCTGCCGGGCCTCGCCCTGGGAGCCGCGACCGCCGTCGTCATCAACCAACGGCGCGGGGCCGGCAGTCTGGACACCCTGGAACCCGTGGTGCGCACCGGACTGTGGATGTCCGCCGGGCTCTACGTCGTCCTGGGCGGCCTCACCTGGCTGATCAGGGAACCGGTCGCCGAGTGGATCACGGGAAGTCCGGACATCGGCGTCGAGGCGTCCCGGTACCTGGGCACCGTGGCACTGACCTACGCCGTGCAGGGGCCCGTGCTCACCGCGCTCACGCTCATGGAACAGATCGGCGGCGGATACCTCGCCATCGCGCTCAACACGGTGTATTTCACGCTGATCGTCGTCGCGGGCAAGCTCGCGGTCGAGGCGGGCGGAGCCCCCCAGGACCTCTACGACACCGTCGCCGTCTGCAACTTCCTCGGCGTGAGCGTCGTGGTCGTCGCCGTCCGCTACGCCGCCCGGGTACGCCGGGCCGCCTCGGCTCCCTGA
- a CDS encoding condensation domain-containing protein yields MTVRSEQLPITVSGCRERTGPLTYGQAYIWNSIRGLALEDQHNLVMSFPLSEPVDRADVTTALARLLAAHESLRTTLCPAGTGLPEQSVAGDGVLPLDIVEADGERPPDAAEARRILQGAGFDHAHEWPIRAGVLCVAGRPRWLVLTVSHLATDASGARLLRRHLTSLLDGGQDAPDIDLTCRQPLDQAAHERSSEGERRARRALDHWQRQLEEFPLFDRPALVPEQPRFWQGMLMSDAVAEAAPVIARRTGTSVYSVLLAAVTVVLGRRAGRDRYAVGTMCSNRHTAELKDSVMNLPQRVLVAVDLRGTFDEVVRRTHVAALNSYRFGMYDPTAARELTAGAARRRKGPLDVHTTFNAIEPLWHDHERAELGGTTRAFVWTRKTDTDMERLRFVDFFAPDRIAMYADTLYYPISEIESCLWEVERTVTGAVTP; encoded by the coding sequence TTGACCGTCCGGAGTGAACAGCTGCCGATCACGGTGTCCGGCTGCCGCGAGCGCACGGGGCCGCTCACCTACGGACAGGCCTACATCTGGAATTCCATCAGGGGTCTGGCACTTGAGGACCAGCACAACCTCGTCATGAGCTTTCCGCTCAGCGAACCCGTGGACCGCGCCGATGTCACCACGGCTCTGGCGCGACTGCTGGCGGCGCACGAATCGCTGCGGACGACCCTGTGTCCCGCGGGCACCGGGCTCCCGGAACAGAGTGTCGCCGGGGACGGTGTCCTTCCGCTCGACATCGTCGAAGCAGACGGGGAGCGGCCGCCCGACGCCGCGGAGGCACGCCGGATCCTGCAAGGCGCCGGGTTCGACCACGCTCACGAGTGGCCGATCCGGGCGGGAGTGCTCTGCGTCGCGGGGCGGCCTCGCTGGCTCGTCCTGACCGTCTCCCACCTGGCCACCGATGCCTCGGGCGCACGGCTCCTCAGGCGGCACCTGACGAGCCTGCTCGACGGAGGTCAGGACGCGCCAGACATCGACCTCACCTGCCGTCAGCCGCTCGACCAGGCCGCCCATGAGCGGTCTTCGGAGGGGGAGCGGCGCGCTCGACGAGCCCTCGACCACTGGCAACGCCAACTCGAGGAGTTCCCCCTCTTCGACCGTCCCGCGCTCGTGCCCGAACAACCCCGCTTCTGGCAGGGCATGCTCATGTCCGACGCGGTGGCCGAGGCCGCCCCCGTCATCGCACGCCGGACGGGAACCAGCGTCTACTCGGTGCTGCTGGCCGCCGTCACGGTGGTGCTCGGCCGACGGGCGGGCCGCGACCGCTATGCCGTCGGCACCATGTGCAGCAATCGGCACACCGCGGAACTCAAGGACTCCGTCATGAACCTTCCCCAGCGCGTCCTGGTGGCCGTGGACCTCCGCGGAACCTTCGACGAAGTGGTCCGCAGGACGCACGTGGCGGCGCTGAACTCGTACCGCTTCGGCATGTACGACCCCACCGCGGCACGGGAGTTGACAGCAGGGGCCGCTCGCCGGCGAAAGGGTCCGCTGGACGTGCACACCACCTTCAACGCCATCGAGCCGCTGTGGCACGACCACGAACGGGCCGAACTCGGCGGCACCACGCGTGCGTTCGTGTGGACGCGGAAGACCGACACCGACATGGAGCGCCTGCGGTTCGTCGACTTCTTCGCACCCGACCGCATCGCCATGTACGCGGACACCCTCTACTACCCGATCAGCGAGATCGAGTCCTGCCTCTGGGAAGTGGAGCGCACGGTCACCGGGGCGGTGACGCCGTGA